The sequence GCCGCAGGCCGTCTTGTTTCTGTGGCACTGTCCTTCGGCTTCGCCGCTTTCCCCCGCTGCAGGCGCGCAGCAGGGGCGCTGGGCTCGCCGACCAGCCGTTAGCTGGCATCCTCGCCCTGTGGTGCCCAGACTTTCCTCACGGTCTGTGCCCAGGTGGGCGCAGCCGCGCGGCCGTCTGTCTCCCGGCGGGGCAGTCTAGCAGACTGTGAGGGCCCGGGGAGGCCTACAGCCACAGCCGGCGGGTCAGGGCCTCCTGCTCACGCTGCGCCGGCGACTGCTGGCGTGTGCCGGGCTGCAGCAGCCAGTCCAGTTCCTGCTCGCCCAGCTGCACGAACTCGCCGGGGCCCAGGTCGCCCAGCCACAGGCCGCCCACCCGGTAGCGCAGCAGCCGGTCTACCGGGCAGCCCACCTCGGCGAACATCCGGCGCACCTGCCGCTTGCGGCCCTCACGCAGCAGGGCCAGTGCCCCGCCGGGAGCCGGCTCCACCTCGGCGCGGGCGAACCCCTCTTCCAGCTCTACGCCGCGCCGCAGCGCCGCCAGCTCCTGCTCGCCGGGTTCGGGGAAGCACCACACCCGGTACACCTTTTCGTGCTCGAAACGGGGATGGGTCAGGCGCAGGGTCAGGTCGCCGTCGGTGGTCAGAATCAGCAACCCTTCGGAGTCCTTGTCGAGCCGGCCTACCGGATGCAGGCCGGGCACCGGCGGCATGGCGTCCAGCACGGTTCGGCGGCCCAGCTCGTCCTGCGCGGTGGTCACGAAGCCGGCCGGCTTGTGCAGCATGTAGGTGACGTGCGGCGTGGGAGCGGCGACAGGCTCGCCGTCCACCGTCACGCGGTCGCCCGGCTGGACCCGCACGCCAAGGCCCGCCGGGATACCGTTCACCGCCACGCGGCCTGCCGTGATGAGTTCCTCGGCAGCGCGGCGCGAGGCCACCCCGGCGCGGGCCAGGACTTTCTGGAGGCGTTCGCCGGAATCAGTCATGGCGGACCGCTTCGTGCATGGGGACTGCTGCCGGGCGGCGGGGAGCCAGCAGCCCCACCAGCCCCAGTGCCAGCAGCAGGGCAGCCACGGCCAGCACGGTGGTCTCGCCGGGCAGGTCCAGGCGCAGCGCAGCGGCTCCCAGCGTGGCGGCCAGCAGCAGGTTGCCGGCCACCAGATTCACCCGGCCGGTGGGGTCGCTGCGGTAACCGGCGTACAGCAGGCCCAGGCTCCAGGCCGTAAGCAGTGCGCCGGCGCCGCGTACCAGCCACAGCGGCGAAGCGCCCAGCAGGTCAGCAGTCGCCTGGGGCAGCCAGTACAGGCCCAGCCCCAGCGGAAGCAGCAGCAGAGCGGTCAGCCAGAATGCGAGACGTAACACAGCGCCCAGTGTAGCCGCCGGGGAGGCCGGCACACCGTAGCGCCGGGCCGAGTCAGGGATTCAGTTCGCGCAGCAGCAAAAAGCCCGAGAACTCCTGGCCTGAGCGTGCGCCCAGGTTCAGCACCAGCTCACGCGGTCCCTGGTCCCCGCGGGCGGGCAGGGTCCACAGCGAGGTAGCAGAGCGCTCCTGCACCAGCTCCCCAGCCTGGGTCCAGCCCTGCTGCTTCAGCTGCGCGGCGTAGTGACTGTGCAGCGCGCTCAGCGTCACCTCACCCTGCAAGCTAGTGGACTGATGCCAGTCCGCGTCACTGCGGCCGCTCCCGCCGCCTCCCACTGTGACGCCTGCCGGCGCCCGCAGGGTGGGAAGGTTGCTCGGCCCATAGCCCGGCCCGAACCGCTGTGGAGAGCTGACCTGCCGCACCGCGTCGGCTCCTGTTCTGTACCACAGGACCAGCGGGCGGCGGCCCTGAGTGTCCGCCGGACCGCTGAAGGTCAGCTGAATCACAGCCGCCGGCGCAGTGCGGTAAAAGATCAGCGGCTGCCCTGCGGCATCCGGCTCCTCGGCAGCCACGAAACCACTTTCGGCCTCACCCCAGCCGGGCTGCCCCTGCTTCCATCCGCTCTGGGCCAGATAAAAGTCCTGCAGGGCCGCCCCACTGAGGGCCGTGTCCAGATAGACGGCCGCGCTGCCGCCCTCGGGGGCAAACTGACCGCCGACAATTTCCGTGCGCGCAGGCAGCGGCACCTCAACGCCCGGCGGCAGCTTGCCCAACACATAGTTGCCCTCGGAGATGCGGCTCAGCAAGCGCTCCAGCGCAGCCGGGTCTGCCGCAGTGGCCTGTACCCGCGCTGGAGCCTGTCCCTGTCCCTGTTCCTGTGCCGCTGCCGGCGCCGCGCTGCCTGCTGCGGCTTGCCCTAGACCCAGCGCACCGCTCAGCAAGCAGACCAGCCCCACCCACTCCATTCCTTTTTTCGCATATTCCCAAAGTAGCGCCGGGCACTCCAGGCCACATGTTGGCCCGGTGATGCCCGGCTGACGGGAGGTTCATTCTCAGGGCTTAGCGCTCCAGCACGCTGACCACTTCCACGTGACTGGTCTGCGGATAAAAGTCGTGCGGCACCACGCGGCCCAGTTTCCAGCCCCGCCCCACCAGGTCGCCCACGTCGCGCGCCCAGGTGGCCGGGTCACACGACACGTACACCAGGCGGTCGGCGGTCGAGGCATGGATGTGCCCCCGCACGGCCGGGTCCAGACCGGCGCGGGGCGGGTCCACCACAATCACTTCGGCACTCAGTTCTTCCAGTTCCTCGGCTGCTCCCTGCTGAAAAGTGATGTTGCGGATTTCGGCCTCGCCCGCCGCCTGCCGGCCACGGGTCAGGGCTTCGGCGGAGCTGTCCAGCACGGTTACCTGCTCGAAGCTGCGAGTCAGGTGCCGGCCGATGGCGCCGGCCCCGCCGTACAGGTCGGCGGCGTGGCTGCCCTGACCGGCCAGCTCGGCCACCTGCAAGTAGGCCAGACCGGCAGCGGCCGGGTTCACCTGCGAGAACCCCACAGCGCTCACCGGCAGAATCACGTCGCCGAAGCGCTCGGGCACGGTGCTTTCGCCGGCAATCAGGCGCACGCCCGCGCTGAAGCGCTTGCCGGCCGGCGCCGCCAGGCTGACACCCACGGCGCCGGCGTCCATCAGGTGGTCGGCCGCCCGCAGGTAGGTGCGGGGTTCGCCGGGACCAATCAGGGCGGCCACCACTTCACCGCTCAGGAACGAACCGCGCACGGCGATTTCGCCCGCGGGTGCCAGCAGCGCCGGATCCAGCCGAGAGAGCAGCTCGGCCACGAAGGGAGCAATCAGGGGGTCGTGCTCCACCAGTCGGGGGCGGTGTTCCCGGCGCTCGCGGTAGGCCAGGCCCTGCGGCGTCACCAGATACTGGGCGCCGCTGCGGTAGCCGGTCTGGGCCGGACTGGGCACCGTCTCCTCCACCCGGTGACCGCTCAGCTTGCCGATGCGGGTCAGCGCTTCTACCACGAAATCGCGCTTGTAGCGCAGCTGCGCCGCGTAGCTGGCGTGGGCCAGGTCAGTGGTGGGCAGGGCAGGTTCAGACCTGGCCACCCGGTCGGGGCTGGCTTCCAGCACCTCGGTCACGTGGCCCTGGCGCACGCCCTTGCCGCTGCGGATTTCGGCGCGCACACGCTCGCCGGGCAGAGCGCCGCGAATCAGAACGACGCCCGACTCGTCGCGGGCCAGCCCCAGCCCGCCCGACACCACCTTTTCAATCAGATAGGTGGCGGCTGCGGGCGTGCGGGAGGAAAGAGACTGCATAGCGGGCAGCTTAGCGCGTCTGCCCGCTATGCCACAGTGCGCCCACTTCCCAGCGGGTACCTGCTTCCCACACGAGACCCCTATTCCGCATCAGCTGGAGCGTCTGGCCGGGCTCGGCACTGCGGAGAATGTGCCCTGCCAAGGAGGCCCGGGACCACCCTCAGTCGGACCCGGCGGCCGGCTGAAATGTGGTGGCCACCACCCGCCCGTCCCCGCCGTACCGCACCAGCAACCAGTCCTCGGTTTCGCAGCCGGGAGCCGTGAATCCGCAGCCCACCCGGTAGGCTTCGGTCATGGCCGCCGGGAAAGCGTCGGCCGGACCCAGCAGGGTGTACACCTGCAAGCGGGCCGGGTGCCGGGCTTCCAGCCAGTCCTGCGCCGCGAAAGCCATGTCACGGCGCGGGTTGGCGTCCGGTGCCGTGGCCACGTCCGCCCCACGCCAGACTGCAGAGTTCAGCGGCCGGTACTGCGGCCCACTGCCGCTCAGCTGCCACAGGGAAAATCCGCCGACCAGTACGCCCAGGATCAGCAACCACACGGCGGCAGCTCCAGCCAGCTGGGGCCAGCCTCTGGGCACGGAGACCCGGGGAACCGACAAAGCCACGCGCATACCAACTTTCAGTATTGCAACCAATCTGACACTCAGCTGATCTTAAGCAGTTGGTGAGGGTACGCTCAAAGGGGGTGGACAGCTTGGGGGCAGCGCGCTGAAGACCGGGCACGGCCGCGAACAAACAACGCAGAGGCGAGCCTGGCTGGGCCCACCTCTGCGCTTCACGCTCTATCCCGTGCCCCGCGCCCGGCTCAGCTGCGGCGGCGGCCCAGCATGTCCATGACTTCGTTCAGGGCACTGCCGTCGCCGTCACGGTCCAGGGCGCGGTTCAGGGTACCCAGCAGCCCACCGAGGTTGCCAGCGCCGGTTCCCGCCGCGCCGGGCAGATTCTGCATGGGGGCATTCTGCCCAGTACCAAGCTGTCCAGCCCCAATCTGTCCAGGCAGGCTCTGGCCGCCCAGGCCACCGCCCAGCAGACCACCCAGCACGCTCGTCAGGACCGAGGTGATGTCGCCGCCCGCCGGAGCTGCGGCGCCAGTCTGACCCGGCAGGCCACCAGGGAAGCCGCCGGGCAGGCCGGCCGTCTGACCTGCGCCGGCCCCCTGCTGACGCTGGCGGTTAAGGTAACTCAGCACCAGCGGCGCGGCGATGCTCAGAATCTGCAGGGCCAGCTGGGGGTCAATGCCCGAGCGCTGGCCCACCGCGTTGGCCGCCGCCTGCTGCTGACCGCCGAAGATGTGCTGCAGGGCGGCCTGACCGTCCTGCATGTCCGGCAGCTGACCGGCGCGGGCGAAGCTTTCCAGTTCCTGCTCGCCGTGCTGAGCCACCGCCTGCTCAATGGCGGCCGCCTGACCCTGCTGAGCGTTGCGGGTCAGGGCACCCAGCAGCAGCGGCACGGCGGCCTGCAGGGCGTCCTGGGTCTGCTCGGGGCTGGCGCCGACGCGCTGGCCGACCTGCTGGGCCTGCATCTGGCCCGCCAGAAGTTGCAAAAGTTCCATACGCCCGAGTATAGGGCGGCCGGCGCCCAGGCCCAGGCGCCGGTAA is a genomic window of Deinococcus proteolyticus MRP containing:
- a CDS encoding class I SAM-dependent RNA methyltransferase translates to MQSLSSRTPAAATYLIEKVVSGGLGLARDESGVVLIRGALPGERVRAEIRSGKGVRQGHVTEVLEASPDRVARSEPALPTTDLAHASYAAQLRYKRDFVVEALTRIGKLSGHRVEETVPSPAQTGYRSGAQYLVTPQGLAYRERREHRPRLVEHDPLIAPFVAELLSRLDPALLAPAGEIAVRGSFLSGEVVAALIGPGEPRTYLRAADHLMDAGAVGVSLAAPAGKRFSAGVRLIAGESTVPERFGDVILPVSAVGFSQVNPAAAGLAYLQVAELAGQGSHAADLYGGAGAIGRHLTRSFEQVTVLDSSAEALTRGRQAAGEAEIRNITFQQGAAEELEELSAEVIVVDPPRAGLDPAVRGHIHASTADRLVYVSCDPATWARDVGDLVGRGWKLGRVVPHDFYPQTSHVEVVSVLER
- a CDS encoding pseudouridine synthase, which translates into the protein MTDSGERLQKVLARAGVASRRAAEELITAGRVAVNGIPAGLGVRVQPGDRVTVDGEPVAAPTPHVTYMLHKPAGFVTTAQDELGRRTVLDAMPPVPGLHPVGRLDKDSEGLLILTTDGDLTLRLTHPRFEHEKVYRVWCFPEPGEQELAALRRGVELEEGFARAEVEPAPGGALALLREGRKRQVRRMFAEVGCPVDRLLRYRVGGLWLGDLGPGEFVQLGEQELDWLLQPGTRQQSPAQREQEALTRRLWL
- a CDS encoding DUF937 domain-containing protein is translated as MELLQLLAGQMQAQQVGQRVGASPEQTQDALQAAVPLLLGALTRNAQQGQAAAIEQAVAQHGEQELESFARAGQLPDMQDGQAALQHIFGGQQQAAANAVGQRSGIDPQLALQILSIAAPLVLSYLNRQRQQGAGAGQTAGLPGGFPGGLPGQTGAAAPAGGDITSVLTSVLGGLLGGGLGGQSLPGQIGAGQLGTGQNAPMQNLPGAAGTGAGNLGGLLGTLNRALDRDGDGSALNEVMDMLGRRRS